A region from the Microbispora sp. ZYX-F-249 genome encodes:
- a CDS encoding S41 family peptidase produces MANGAYLRFPHLNGDLLTFVADDDVWLAPTGGGRAWRFTADRVPVSHPRFSSDGTRIAWTSTREGDPEVFAADLDGGEGERLTHWGNAMTGVRGWTEDGNVLAVTAAGQGSRSRQWACAVPLDGGPVTALPYGRVSEAAVSGAKVATVSAVWREPSQWKRYRGGTAAKIWVDAAGDGEFSRLFAGNPAQHWSVMWVGERLAFLADTDGAGNLYSCLPDGSDLRQHTTHRGFYARHAATDGSRVVYSLAGDLWLLESLDAEPYKLDVTLSGPRPARARRPAPNRVGGFAPDRTGRASVVEIRGTAHWLTHRDGPAGVLRAEPGVRVRLPRPLDGAGRAVWVSDASGEDALEIGTPGGEIRTLAAGQLGRVLDLAAAPDGKHVAVAAHDGRLLVVDLDFGDVRELDRTAHGDVQHLTFSPDSAWLAWAHAYQPWRRHLKLARVDGSTAIEVTPPRFNDYSPSFTGDGKYLAFLSDRTFNPVYDSHVFDLSFPASCRPYLVPLKATTPSPFDPSPAGRGFNGEDDAGPDARRAKNAKNDGEPGPPPVTEVDADGLAARIVPVPVPAAVYSNLRAAKDGLLWLRHPLGGQLGDGTDPGEPVLERYDLVKRKLGELGGEFGAFEVSGDGTRLVATGGNGLRTRATGEDDEVVTIDLDRVVVTVDPVAEWRQAYDEAGRLMRDHFWRADMNGVDWPGTLDRYAPLVERLGAYSELIDLLWEVQGELATSHAYARPSGGARDPRRRQGLLGADLARDENGVWRISRVLPGESSDHEARSPLLAPGVAVREGDAIVAVGGRPVDPVRGPLALLSGTAERPVELTVQPGSGGETRRVVVTPIADETQLRYHDWVAGRRAFVREASGGRLGYLHVPDMMSAGWAQFHRDLHTEMGFDGLVVDVRDNGGGHVSELVLEKLQRRVTGWSLARGYEPARYPEDAPRGPVVAVTDEYAGSDGDIVSAGIKNRGIGPLVGTRTWGGVIGIDSRYSLVDGTVVTQPRYSFWLEGEGWGVENHGVDPDVEVVMTPQDLVAGRDPQLARAVELALAALEERPAATPPEVPPLR; encoded by the coding sequence GTGGCGAATGGTGCGTATCTGAGATTCCCCCATCTGAACGGCGACCTCCTCACCTTCGTGGCGGACGACGACGTCTGGCTGGCACCCACGGGCGGCGGCAGGGCGTGGCGGTTCACGGCCGACCGGGTGCCGGTCTCCCATCCCCGGTTCTCCTCCGACGGCACGCGCATCGCGTGGACGAGCACCCGCGAGGGCGACCCCGAGGTGTTCGCCGCCGATCTGGACGGCGGGGAGGGCGAGCGGCTCACGCACTGGGGCAACGCCATGACGGGCGTGCGCGGCTGGACCGAGGACGGGAACGTGCTGGCCGTCACCGCGGCCGGCCAGGGCTCGCGCTCCCGGCAGTGGGCCTGTGCGGTCCCGCTGGACGGCGGCCCGGTGACGGCCCTGCCGTACGGCAGGGTCAGCGAGGCCGCGGTCAGCGGCGCCAAGGTGGCGACCGTCTCGGCGGTGTGGCGCGAGCCGTCGCAGTGGAAGCGTTACCGCGGCGGCACCGCGGCCAAGATCTGGGTGGACGCCGCGGGCGACGGCGAGTTCAGCCGTCTGTTCGCCGGCAACCCGGCGCAGCACTGGTCGGTCATGTGGGTGGGCGAGCGCCTGGCCTTCCTCGCCGACACCGACGGTGCCGGCAATCTCTACTCCTGCCTGCCGGACGGCTCGGACCTGCGGCAGCACACCACGCACCGCGGCTTCTACGCGCGCCACGCCGCGACGGACGGCTCCCGCGTCGTCTACAGCCTCGCCGGCGACCTGTGGCTGCTGGAGAGCCTGGACGCCGAGCCGTACAAGCTGGACGTCACCCTGAGCGGGCCGCGCCCGGCCCGGGCCAGGCGGCCCGCGCCGAACCGGGTCGGCGGCTTCGCGCCGGACCGCACCGGACGGGCCAGCGTGGTGGAGATCCGCGGCACCGCCCACTGGCTGACCCACCGCGACGGCCCCGCCGGCGTGCTGCGCGCGGAGCCCGGCGTCCGGGTGCGGCTGCCGCGGCCCCTCGACGGCGCGGGCCGGGCCGTCTGGGTGTCGGACGCCTCCGGCGAGGACGCGCTGGAGATCGGCACGCCCGGCGGTGAGATCCGCACCCTGGCCGCCGGGCAGCTCGGCCGGGTGCTCGACCTGGCCGCCGCGCCGGACGGCAAGCACGTCGCGGTCGCCGCGCACGACGGGCGGCTCCTGGTGGTGGACCTCGACTTCGGCGACGTCCGCGAGCTGGACCGCACCGCCCACGGCGACGTGCAGCACCTGACCTTCTCGCCGGACTCGGCCTGGCTCGCGTGGGCGCACGCCTACCAGCCCTGGCGCCGGCACCTGAAGCTCGCCCGCGTGGACGGCAGCACCGCGATCGAGGTGACGCCGCCGCGGTTCAACGACTACAGCCCTTCCTTCACCGGCGACGGCAAGTATCTGGCCTTCCTGTCGGACCGCACGTTCAACCCGGTCTACGACAGTCACGTCTTCGACCTGTCCTTCCCCGCCAGTTGCCGGCCGTACCTGGTGCCGCTCAAGGCCACCACGCCGTCGCCGTTCGATCCCTCGCCGGCGGGCCGCGGCTTCAACGGGGAGGACGACGCCGGGCCGGACGCCCGGCGCGCCAAGAACGCGAAGAACGACGGCGAGCCCGGCCCGCCGCCGGTGACCGAGGTGGACGCCGACGGGCTCGCGGCGCGGATCGTGCCCGTGCCGGTGCCCGCCGCCGTCTACTCCAACCTGCGTGCCGCCAAGGACGGCCTGCTGTGGCTGCGCCATCCGCTCGGTGGCCAGCTCGGCGACGGCACCGACCCCGGCGAGCCGGTCCTGGAACGCTACGACCTGGTCAAGCGCAAGCTCGGCGAGCTCGGCGGGGAGTTCGGGGCCTTCGAGGTCAGCGGCGACGGCACCCGCCTGGTGGCCACCGGCGGGAACGGCCTGCGGACCCGTGCCACCGGGGAGGACGACGAGGTCGTCACCATCGACCTGGACCGGGTGGTCGTGACCGTCGATCCGGTCGCCGAGTGGCGGCAGGCGTACGACGAGGCCGGGCGGCTCATGCGCGACCACTTCTGGCGGGCGGACATGAACGGCGTGGACTGGCCGGGCACGCTCGACCGCTACGCGCCCCTCGTGGAGCGGTTAGGCGCCTACTCCGAGCTGATCGACCTGCTCTGGGAGGTGCAGGGCGAGCTGGCCACCTCCCACGCCTACGCGAGGCCCAGCGGCGGCGCCCGCGATCCCCGGCGCCGCCAGGGCCTGCTCGGCGCCGACCTGGCCCGGGACGAGAACGGGGTGTGGCGGATCAGCCGCGTTCTGCCGGGGGAGTCCTCCGACCACGAGGCCCGCTCGCCGCTGCTCGCGCCCGGCGTCGCCGTCCGGGAGGGCGACGCGATCGTGGCCGTCGGCGGGCGCCCGGTCGACCCGGTCCGCGGGCCGCTGGCACTGCTGTCCGGTACGGCGGAGCGGCCGGTGGAGCTGACCGTCCAGCCCGGCTCCGGCGGCGAGACCCGCCGGGTCGTCGTCACGCCCATCGCCGACGAGACGCAGCTGCGCTACCACGACTGGGTGGCCGGACGGCGGGCGTTCGTGCGTGAGGCGTCGGGCGGGCGGCTCGGCTATCTGCACGTGCCGGACATGATGTCGGCCGGGTGGGCGCAGTTCCACCGGGACCTGCACACCGAGATGGGCTTCGACGGGCTCGTCGTGGACGTGCGTGACAACGGCGGCGGGCACGTGTCCGAGCTGGTGCTGGAGAAGCTGCAGCGGCGGGTGACCGGGTGGTCGCTGGCCCGGGGGTACGAGCCGGCGCGCTACCCGGAGGACGCGCCCCGCGGGCCCGTCGTGGCCGTCACCGACGAGTACGCCGGATCGGACGGGGACATTGTCAGTGCCGGGATCAAGAACCGCGGCATCGGGCCGCTCGTGGGCACGCGGACCTGGGGCGGCGTGATCGGCATCGACTCGCGGTACTCGCTCGTGGACGGGACCGTCGTCACGCAGCCGCGGTACTCGTTCTGGCTGGAAGGCGAGGGGTGGGGCGTCGAGAACCACGGCGTCGACCCGGACGTCGAGGTCGTCATGACCCCGCAGGACCTGGTCGCCGGGCGGGATCCGCAGCTCGCGCGGGCGGTGGAGCTGGCCCTGGCGGCGCTGGAGGAGCGGCCTGCGGCGACTCCGCCGGAGGTGCCGCCGCTGCGGTGA